One region of Lathamus discolor isolate bLatDis1 chromosome 2, bLatDis1.hap1, whole genome shotgun sequence genomic DNA includes:
- the LOC136008388 gene encoding cadherin-6 isoform X3: MDRVFNVNSGNGSIFTSKPLDRETLLWHNITVIAAEINNPKQSSRVPVFIKVLDVNDNAPEFAMFYETFVCENAKAEQLIQTLSAVDRDDSYSGHQFSFSLAPEAATTSNFTLQDNRDNTAGIFTRKNRYNRHEMSTYFLPVVISDNDYPIQSSTETVTIRVCACDHRGKMLSCNAEALIHPTGLSTGALIAILLCIIILLVTVVLFAALRRQRKKEPLIISKEDIRDNIVSYNDEGGGEEDTQAFDIGTLRNPEAIDDNKFRRDIVPETLFMPQRTATVRDNTDVRDFINQRLKENDIDPTAPPYDSLATYAYEGNGSVAESLSSLESVTTDGDQDYDYLSDWGPRFKKLADMYGAMDSDKDS; encoded by the exons ATGGACAGAGTATTCAACGTCAATTCAGGAAACGGTTCGATATTTACTTCAAAACCCCTTGACCGGGAAACACTGCTATGGCACAACATTACAGTAATAGCAGCAGAGATCA acaacccaaaacaaagcagccGTGTCCCAGTGTTCATTAAGGTTTTGGATGTAAATGACAACGCTCCAGAGTTTGCCATGTTTTATGAGACTTTTGTCTGTGAAAATGCGAAAGCAGAACAG CTGATACAAACATTAAGTGCTGTTGATAGAGATGACTCTTACAGTGGACATCAGTTTTCATTCTCCTTAGCTCCTGAGGCAGCCACCACCTCAAACTTTACACTGCAGGACAACAGAG ACAACACAGCAGGGATTTTCACCCGAAAAAACAGATATAACCGGCATGAAATGAGTACCTACTTCTTGCCAGTGGTAATATCAGACAATGACTACCCTAtccaaagcagcactgaaacagTGACTATTCGAGTATGTGCTTGTGACCACCGAGGAAAGATGTTGTCCTGTAATGCTGAAGCCTTGATTCACCCCACCGGTCTAAGCACTGGGGCTCTTATTGCTATTCTTCTCTGTATCATTATATTACTTG TTACAGTGGTGCTTTTTGCAGCACTGAGAAGGCAGCGGAAAAAAGAGCCTTTGATTATTTCGAAAGAAGACATCAGAGACAACATTGTCAGTTATAATGATGAAGGTGGTGGAGAGGAAGATACCCAGGCATTTGATATCGGCACGCTGAGAAATCCTGAAGCCATAGATGATAATAAATTCCGCAGAGACATTGTGCCGGAAACACTTTTTATGCCACAGCGGACTGCCACAGTGCGAGATAACACGGATGTCAGAGATTTCATTAACCAAAGGTTAAAGGAAAATGATATAGATCCAACGGCACCCCCGTATGACTCATTAGCAACCTACGCGTATGAAGGTAATGGTTCTGTGGCTGAGTCCCTCAGCTCCTTGGAGTCGGTGACTACGGATGGAGATCAGGACTATGATTACCTCAGTGACTGGGGACCTCGGTTTAAAAAGCTGGCAGATATGTATGGCGCAATGGACAGTGACAAAGACTCTTAA